The genomic stretch CGATAAAGAAGCACCATGCTTCCGCACAACCGCGAATCACTCCCCTCCTTGGAGGGGCCGGGGGTGGGTTCAATTCAGGCTTTCCCCTCCTGGGAGGGGTCAGGGGTGGGTTGTTCCTTCTCGTTCTCTTGCTGTTCCTCCTTCCCGGCTGCAAGACCGTTCAGCCTGCCGCTGATCTTCGGTACGCGCCGTCGGTGCCCGTGCTCCAACGCGACACCGAGCCCATCGTGCGCATTCCGCAAAAGGAACCGGATATGCGCCGGATCAGCTCCTATCAGCCAACGGGCCAGGACAGGGTGATGCGTCCAGGGTTCCGGCATCCGGCGGGCAAGCAGAAGATAAAGGAAATATTTTTTCAGGACGTGCCTCTGGAGGTCGCGGCGGAACTGCTCAACGAAGTGGGCGGGGTGAACTTGATGCTTCAGGGGCCGGTAGCCGGGAAAAAGGTTCGCTTGTTTTTGAAGGACGTGGATTTGAGTACGGCCGTGGAGGCCCTGCTGCGTGGCAACGAACTTTGGTTCCGTACGGATGGCCGAGTGACGGCGGTGATGAGCGAAAAAGCCTTTGCCGACACCATGGTCTTCCAGCGTTCTGAGAAAATTCAGGCCTTTTTCATGCGCTATACCAACGCCAAGGATATGGCGGCTCTTCTGGCCACCATGCTCGGGCCGGATGTGGAGTACAAGGAGATAAGCGGAGAGTCGGTCTATGGCCACCTGGAGGCCCGGGCCGTGGGCGCGGGGGCCACGACCGGCACGACTTCGTCGGCGCTGACCGATGACGAGCGCAAACTGTTGGTTCAACTAGGCGAGGCAGAGACCGTCTCCCAGATCGAGGACGCCGCCAGCACCGTTGGACGACGTCTTCCTGCCGTGATCACCGTTTTCAAGAAAAACAACTCTATAGTGGTTCGCTCCACGGACGAAGGCTTGTTGCGGCACATCACCGGCCTGATCCGTGAACTGGACACCCCGATCCGGCAGGTGTTGTTGGAGGTGAAGATCGTCAGGCTGGATCTGGGGGATGGGTTTGAGTCATTTTTTCAGTTTCCTGAGGTTATTAACGAGAGTTTTCTTGATCAAGGAGGATTATGGGCACAATATGGGACGCTTGGCGGCGTTGACGCTCTAACTGCAAACACTTTCTCATTTGTTTTTTCAACAGAAAAACTTATGGGGCGTCTCCAATTGTTCGCCAATGAGAATCGTCTGAAGACCATTGCTTCACCATTCCTGATGTCCGCAGACAATGTCGAGGTTCGCTTCTTTGTTGGCCAGCAGATTCCGCTACGTACCGGGGTGACAAAGGAAACTGTGCCAGTGACTGAGACAACAGAGCGGGTGATCTTTATCCCCGTGGTGGATATCGAAGAAATCGGCACTGACTTGAAAATCAAAAGCTTCATCAACGCGGATCGGACCATCACCATGGAGATCGAGGCGGACATTGACCAGCCCAATCTCGGAGTGAACAGCATCACCCTGATCAACGACTTCACCGGCCAACCAGTGCCTTTTCCTCTGGACGGCATCGACAAGAACGAGTTCAAGTCGATCCTGGCCGTGCCCTCAGGCAACACCGTGGCCCTGGCCGGGTTCATCCGCCTAGAAGACCAAGATTTCGAACAAAAAGTGCCTTTTCTCGGTGACATCCCTGCCCTGGGCTACTTGTTTAAGAAGGTAGAGCGTCGGGCCTTACGCAAGGAAACCGTCATCCTGATCACCCCCCACATCATCGCCGCTCCAGACGAAGGCCCGGATACCACCCGTCGATTCCTGGAACGCAGCAGCCGGGTTTTGGACGAGGCGG from Desulfonatronum thiodismutans encodes the following:
- a CDS encoding type II secretion system protein GspD, giving the protein MFLLVLLLFLLPGCKTVQPAADLRYAPSVPVLQRDTEPIVRIPQKEPDMRRISSYQPTGQDRVMRPGFRHPAGKQKIKEIFFQDVPLEVAAELLNEVGGVNLMLQGPVAGKKVRLFLKDVDLSTAVEALLRGNELWFRTDGRVTAVMSEKAFADTMVFQRSEKIQAFFMRYTNAKDMAALLATMLGPDVEYKEISGESVYGHLEARAVGAGATTGTTSSALTDDERKLLVQLGEAETVSQIEDAASTVGRRLPAVITVFKKNNSIVVRSTDEGLLRHITGLIRELDTPIRQVLLEVKIVRLDLGDGFESFFQFPEVINESFLDQGGLWAQYGTLGGVDALTANTFSFVFSTEKLMGRLQLFANENRLKTIASPFLMSADNVEVRFFVGQQIPLRTGVTKETVPVTETTERVIFIPVVDIEEIGTDLKIKSFINADRTITMEIEADIDQPNLGVNSITLINDFTGQPVPFPLDGIDKNEFKSILAVPSGNTVALAGFIRLEDQDFEQKVPFLGDIPALGYLFKKVERRALRKETVILITPHIIAAPDEGPDTTRRFLERSSRVLDEAEEAWERMIPEGRLFKPVEEGSVMGEE